Proteins from a single region of Dysosmobacter acutus:
- a CDS encoding chloride channel protein, translating into MDACRAFFYRVKLYLTALGKWVALAVVTGFCCGFLGALFHMGVEMATKYRTEHPWLLWLLPAAGLAIVGLYKLTRTEGQGTNDIIDVVHLGKGLSIWLLPTIFFSTLLTHLCGGSAGREGAALQMGGDIGYHMGAAFHMDDRDIRTATLCGMAAFFSALFGTPLTATVFAIVVVSIGVLYHAAFIPCLVGALTAYWVSLELGVEPTHFAVAAPELDAAMMARVAILGALCALVSILFCNSIHFLQHILTRWLPNPWIRAAAGGFAVIALTFLCGTGDYNGAGMEVIVRAVEGGAARPESFLLKILFTAVTLGAGFKGGEVVPSFFVGATFGCWMGPLLGIPAAFGAALGLVSVFCGAVNCPIASIFLSIELFGAGGMLYFALSCGISYMLSGYNGLYSSQTILYSKLKAQYINAKTNEYHAGQIWEEEE; encoded by the coding sequence ATGGACGCGTGCAGGGCATTTTTTTACCGGGTGAAGCTGTATCTGACCGCCCTGGGCAAGTGGGTGGCCCTGGCGGTGGTGACGGGCTTTTGCTGCGGGTTTCTTGGCGCGCTGTTCCACATGGGGGTGGAGATGGCGACGAAGTACCGGACGGAGCATCCCTGGCTTTTGTGGCTGCTGCCGGCAGCGGGTCTGGCCATTGTGGGGCTCTATAAACTGACCCGTACCGAGGGCCAGGGCACCAACGACATCATCGACGTGGTGCATTTGGGGAAGGGCCTTTCCATCTGGCTGCTGCCCACCATCTTTTTCAGCACGCTGCTGACCCACCTCTGCGGAGGCAGCGCGGGCCGCGAGGGCGCGGCGCTTCAGATGGGCGGCGACATCGGCTACCACATGGGCGCGGCCTTCCATATGGACGATCGGGACATCCGCACGGCCACGCTGTGCGGCATGGCGGCCTTTTTCTCCGCGCTTTTTGGGACGCCCCTCACCGCCACCGTGTTCGCCATCGTCGTGGTCAGCATCGGCGTGCTGTACCACGCCGCGTTTATCCCCTGCCTGGTGGGAGCGCTGACCGCCTATTGGGTCTCCCTGGAGTTGGGGGTGGAGCCCACCCACTTTGCCGTGGCCGCTCCGGAACTGGACGCGGCCATGATGGCCCGGGTGGCGATCCTGGGGGCGCTGTGCGCGCTGGTGTCCATTCTCTTTTGCAACAGCATCCACTTCCTCCAGCACATCCTGACAAGATGGCTGCCCAACCCGTGGATTCGGGCGGCCGCAGGCGGATTCGCCGTCATTGCGCTGACCTTCCTCTGCGGCACCGGGGACTACAACGGGGCCGGCATGGAGGTGATCGTCCGGGCGGTGGAGGGCGGCGCGGCGCGGCCTGAGTCGTTCCTTTTGAAGATTCTCTTCACCGCCGTGACGCTGGGCGCCGGGTTCAAGGGCGGCGAGGTGGTGCCGTCCTTTTTTGTGGGGGCCACCTTCGGCTGCTGGATGGGGCCGCTGCTGGGAATTCCGGCCGCCTTCGGCGCGGCGCTGGGACTGGTGTCCGTATTCTGCGGGGCGGTGAACTGTCCCATCGCCTCCATCTTTTTGAGCATTGAACTCTTCGGCGCCGGAGGGATGCTCTATTTCGCCCTTTCCTGCGGCATCAGCTACATGCTCTCCGGATACAACGGGCTGTACAGCAGCCAGACCATCCTCTATTCCAAGCTGAAGGCCCAGTACATCAATGCCAAGACCAACGAATACCACGCGGGACAGATCTGGGAAGAGGAGGAATAA
- the rplK gene encoding 50S ribosomal protein L11 — protein sequence MAQKITGYVKLQIPAGKATPAPPVGPALGQHGVNIAAFTKEFNERTKNDMGMIIPVVITVYADRSFSFITKTPPAAVLIKKECNIESGSGVPNKTKVATISKASVQKIAELKMKDLNAASLEAAMSMVAGTARSMGVVVGD from the coding sequence GTGGCACAGAAAATTACCGGTTATGTAAAACTGCAGATCCCCGCGGGCAAGGCAACTCCCGCGCCCCCCGTCGGACCCGCCCTGGGTCAGCACGGCGTCAATATCGCTGCATTTACCAAGGAGTTCAACGAGCGCACCAAGAACGACATGGGTATGATTATCCCCGTCGTGATCACGGTCTACGCCGACCGCTCCTTCTCCTTCATCACCAAGACGCCTCCCGCGGCTGTCCTGATCAAGAAGGAGTGCAACATCGAGTCCGGCTCCGGCGTCCCCAACAAGACCAAGGTGGCCACCATCTCCAAGGCTTCCGTTCAGAAGATTGCCGAGCTTAAGATGAAGGACCTGAACGCGGCCAGCCTGGAAGCAGCCATGAGCATGGTCGCCGGCACCGCCCGTTCCATGGGCGTCGTGGTGGGCGACTGA
- the rplL gene encoding 50S ribosomal protein L7/L12, producing MSEKVTAMIEEIKALTVLELSELVHALEEEFGVSAAAMAAPAAGAAAPAAEEKTDFDVVLTGFDAAAKIKVIKAVREITGQGLAEAKATVEGAPKTLKEAVSKDEAETLKKTLEEAGAKVELK from the coding sequence ATGTCTGAAAAAGTTACTGCTATGATCGAAGAGATCAAGGCTCTGACCGTTCTGGAACTGTCCGAGCTGGTTCACGCTCTGGAGGAAGAGTTCGGCGTTTCCGCCGCTGCCATGGCCGCTCCCGCCGCTGGCGCCGCTGCTCCCGCTGCTGAGGAGAAGACCGACTTTGACGTTGTTCTGACCGGTTTTGACGCCGCTGCCAAGATCAAGGTCATCAAGGCTGTCCGTGAGATCACCGGCCAGGGCCTGGCCGAGGCCAAGGCCACCGTTGAAGGCGCTCCCAAGACCCTGAAGGAAGCTGTTTCCAAGGACGAGGCCGAGACCCTGAAGAAGACCCTGGAAGAGGCCGGCGCAAAGGTCGAGCTGAAGTAA
- the ruvX gene encoding Holliday junction resolvase RuvX has product MRIMAIDYGDAHTGIAISDPTGFLAGHTDTIHSRRQEQVVAELCKLCRTHGVEELVLGHPLNMDGTRGPRAEKAEAMAEILRRSTGLPVALWDERRTTIDAHQILMGAGKNAKKRKKTVDAVAAALILEGYLTFKKSQDEL; this is encoded by the coding sequence ATGCGTATCATGGCCATCGACTACGGCGACGCCCACACCGGCATCGCCATCTCTGACCCCACCGGCTTTCTGGCCGGCCACACCGACACCATCCACTCCAGGCGCCAGGAGCAGGTAGTGGCGGAGCTCTGCAAGCTGTGCCGGACCCATGGCGTGGAGGAGCTGGTGCTGGGCCATCCGCTGAATATGGACGGCACCCGCGGTCCCCGGGCGGAAAAGGCGGAGGCCATGGCGGAGATTCTGCGGCGCTCCACAGGGCTTCCGGTTGCGCTGTGGGATGAGCGGCGCACCACCATCGACGCCCATCAGATTCTTATGGGCGCGGGCAAAAACGCCAAAAAACGAAAAAAAACCGTGGACGCAGTGGCTGCCGCGCTGATTCTGGAAGGGTATCTCACCTTTAAAAAGAGTCAGGATGAGCTATGA
- a CDS encoding DUF6774 domain-containing protein has protein sequence MDGFCLTTGINTLAVTLAQTLTDDELALAAAFLTQLGDTLATIAVVRAQCEAKKNGPG, from the coding sequence ATGGATGGCTTCTGCCTGACAACGGGGATCAATACGCTGGCGGTGACGCTGGCGCAGACGCTGACGGACGACGAGCTGGCTCTGGCGGCGGCCTTCCTGACGCAGTTGGGAGATACGCTGGCCACGATTGCCGTGGTACGGGCGCAGTGTGAGGCAAAAAAGAATGGACCGGGATAG
- a CDS encoding DUF4330 domain-containing protein produces the protein MKEKKLFGKLNIIDFLVIILLVVVVAFVGYKLLNRGSGSGGESNRIGIKYTVKCEEINERVYDEALKYIPSQVMSNGELCSVNIVGVEKEPHYVMTADGQWVEEYGKVDLVFSLEGTVANTAVITSEVGSQEIRVGKSDHIVKSEFIEVTGGVITSVEWDIPE, from the coding sequence ATGAAAGAGAAGAAGCTGTTCGGGAAATTGAATATCATCGACTTCCTTGTGATCATACTGCTGGTCGTGGTGGTGGCGTTTGTGGGCTATAAGCTGCTCAACCGGGGCTCGGGTTCCGGAGGGGAAAGCAACCGCATCGGCATCAAGTACACGGTGAAGTGTGAGGAGATCAATGAGCGGGTTTACGACGAAGCCCTCAAATACATTCCCTCCCAGGTGATGTCAAACGGCGAGCTGTGTTCGGTGAACATCGTGGGCGTGGAGAAGGAGCCCCATTACGTGATGACCGCCGACGGACAGTGGGTGGAGGAGTACGGCAAGGTGGACCTGGTCTTCTCTCTGGAGGGCACGGTGGCAAACACCGCGGTCATCACCTCCGAGGTGGGGTCCCAGGAGATCCGCGTGGGCAAGAGCGACCACATCGTAAAGAGTGAGTTCATCGAAGTCACCGGCGGCGTGATCACCTCCGTGGAGTGGGACATCCCCGAGTAA
- the rplA gene encoding 50S ribosomal protein L1, whose protein sequence is MFRGKKYKESAKQIDKNTLYDAAEGFGLICKTASAKFDETVELHVKLGVDSRHADQQVRGAIVLPHGTGKTVRVLVFAKGDKADAAREAGADYVGDMDLVEKIQKENWFDFDVVIASPDMMGVVGRLGKVLGPKGLMPSPKAGTVAPDVAKAVKEVKAGKIEYRLDKTNIIHCPIGKVSFGPEKLTDNYNALMGAIIKAKPASAKGQYVRSCVAASTMGPGVKMNAAKV, encoded by the coding sequence TTGTTTAGAGGCAAGAAGTATAAAGAGAGCGCGAAGCAGATCGACAAGAACACCCTGTACGATGCTGCCGAGGGCTTTGGTTTGATTTGTAAGACAGCTTCCGCCAAGTTTGACGAGACCGTCGAACTGCACGTGAAGTTGGGCGTTGACTCCCGTCACGCCGACCAGCAGGTCCGCGGCGCCATTGTGCTGCCCCACGGCACCGGCAAAACCGTCCGCGTCCTGGTGTTCGCCAAGGGCGATAAGGCCGACGCCGCCCGTGAGGCCGGCGCCGACTATGTGGGCGACATGGACCTGGTGGAGAAGATCCAGAAGGAAAACTGGTTTGATTTTGATGTGGTCATCGCCAGCCCCGATATGATGGGCGTGGTGGGCCGTCTTGGTAAGGTGCTGGGCCCCAAGGGCCTGATGCCCTCTCCCAAGGCCGGAACCGTGGCTCCCGACGTGGCAAAGGCTGTGAAGGAAGTCAAGGCCGGTAAGATTGAGTACCGCCTGGACAAGACCAACATCATTCACTGCCCCATCGGCAAGGTGTCCTTTGGCCCTGAGAAGCTGACGGACAACTACAACGCCCTGATGGGCGCCATCATCAAGGCGAAGCCCGCCTCCGCCAAGGGCCAGTATGTGAGAAGCTGCGTTGCTGCTTCCACCATGGGCCCCGGCGTGAAGATGAACGCCGCCAAGGTCTAA
- the csaB gene encoding polysaccharide pyruvyl transferase CsaB — MKVIHLISGGDSGGAKTHVLSLLKNLNRSITAQLICFRDGPFAEEARGLGIPTQIMGGNNVRHVCRQLSAHIQAEGFEVIHCHGSRANMIGALLRRRLQVPVVTTVHSDYKLDYLGRPLSRLTFGNINSWALRKLDYRIGVSDAMVDLLISRGFPADRFYTIYNGIDFTPTPVDEDRLEYLRSLGADVDEHSVVAGIAARLNPVKDMSTLIRGYAAAYRQCPNLRLVIAGDGEERQLLGKLAEELQVPVCFAGWISGGMDRFYHALDINCLTSLSETFPYALTEGARWKLATVATSVGGIPYLIDQDVNGFLFTPGDHEALGRSLITLTRDEQLRRDMGRRLYEKASTHFSIQNTVDTQMHIYEEVLRRYHRPKQKRDGAVICGAYGRGNAGDDAILEAILREMRQIDPDMPITVLSKNPRDTRLAYRVQAVHRSNLFVWPRIMGRSRLYINGGGSLIQDVTSRRSLWYYLNNIATAKRRGCQVQMYGCGIGPILRENHKKLAADMLNRYVDVITLREPDSLQELRSIGVTKPKILLTADPALTLPKADDDVVDSTMLKAGIPPHGRYICFALRHWKGFDARAACFGEAAEYAYSTYGLTPVFVSVEKHSDPSAAVLAARDLKVPHYFLPDGGGAGSIIGVLSRMQVVVSMRLHALIFTAGQGIPLVGVVYDPKVSAFLRYIGQELFVDLERLSTDDLKAMIDRAVKLGENPEVQRQAVETLREIESGNVREARELLRQSEENE, encoded by the coding sequence ATGAAAGTCATTCATCTCATCAGCGGCGGCGACTCCGGCGGGGCCAAAACCCACGTGCTCAGCCTCCTGAAAAACCTGAACAGGAGCATCACCGCCCAGCTGATCTGTTTCCGGGACGGTCCCTTCGCGGAGGAGGCCAGGGGCCTGGGCATTCCGACGCAAATCATGGGCGGCAACAACGTGCGCCACGTCTGCCGCCAGCTGAGCGCCCACATCCAGGCGGAGGGCTTTGAGGTGATCCACTGCCACGGCTCCCGGGCCAACATGATCGGCGCGCTGCTGCGCCGGCGGCTCCAGGTTCCCGTGGTGACCACCGTCCACAGCGACTACAAGCTGGACTACCTGGGCCGTCCCCTCAGCCGCCTCACCTTCGGCAACATCAACTCCTGGGCGCTGCGGAAGTTAGATTACCGCATCGGCGTGTCCGACGCCATGGTGGACCTGCTGATCTCCCGCGGCTTTCCCGCCGACCGGTTCTACACCATCTACAATGGCATCGACTTCACCCCCACGCCGGTGGACGAGGACCGGCTGGAGTACCTCAGGTCCCTTGGGGCGGACGTGGATGAGCACTCCGTGGTGGCCGGCATCGCCGCCCGCTTAAACCCGGTCAAGGACATGTCCACCCTGATTCGGGGCTATGCCGCCGCCTACCGCCAATGTCCCAATCTGCGGCTGGTCATCGCGGGCGACGGCGAGGAGCGCCAGCTGTTGGGCAAACTGGCAGAGGAGCTTCAGGTGCCGGTGTGCTTTGCCGGGTGGATATCCGGCGGCATGGACCGCTTTTACCACGCGCTTGACATCAACTGCCTGACCTCGCTGTCCGAGACCTTCCCCTATGCCCTCACGGAGGGCGCCCGCTGGAAGCTGGCCACGGTGGCCACCTCCGTGGGCGGCATCCCCTATCTGATCGACCAGGACGTCAACGGTTTTTTGTTCACTCCCGGGGACCACGAGGCCCTGGGCCGCTCCCTGATCACCCTGACCCGGGACGAACAGCTCCGCCGCGACATGGGCCGGCGGCTCTACGAAAAGGCCTCCACCCATTTTTCCATTCAAAATACGGTGGATACCCAGATGCACATCTATGAGGAGGTGCTGCGGCGCTACCACCGCCCCAAGCAGAAGCGGGACGGCGCCGTGATCTGCGGCGCCTATGGCCGGGGCAACGCGGGGGATGACGCCATTTTGGAGGCCATTCTCCGGGAGATGCGCCAAATTGACCCGGACATGCCCATTACCGTGCTGAGCAAAAATCCAAGGGACACCCGCCTCGCCTACCGGGTGCAGGCCGTCCACCGCTCCAACCTCTTTGTCTGGCCACGGATCATGGGCCGCAGCAGACTCTATATCAACGGCGGCGGCAGCCTGATCCAGGATGTCACCAGCCGCCGCTCCCTGTGGTACTACCTCAACAACATCGCCACCGCCAAACGGCGCGGCTGCCAGGTGCAGATGTACGGCTGCGGCATCGGTCCCATTTTGCGGGAAAACCACAAGAAGCTGGCCGCCGATATGCTCAACCGCTATGTGGACGTCATCACCCTCCGGGAGCCGGACTCCCTCCAGGAGCTGCGCTCCATCGGCGTCACCAAGCCCAAAATCCTGCTGACGGCGGACCCGGCGCTGACCCTTCCCAAGGCGGACGACGACGTGGTGGACAGCACCATGCTGAAGGCCGGAATCCCACCCCATGGCAGGTATATCTGTTTCGCCCTGCGCCACTGGAAGGGCTTTGACGCCCGCGCCGCCTGCTTCGGCGAGGCGGCGGAGTACGCCTACAGCACCTATGGCCTGACTCCGGTTTTCGTTTCGGTGGAAAAGCACTCCGACCCCTCGGCCGCGGTGCTGGCCGCCCGGGACCTCAAGGTGCCCCATTACTTCCTGCCCGACGGGGGCGGTGCTGGGTCCATCATCGGCGTGCTGTCCCGGATGCAGGTGGTGGTCTCCATGCGGCTCCACGCGCTGATCTTTACCGCCGGTCAGGGGATCCCGCTGGTGGGTGTGGTCTATGACCCGAAGGTGAGCGCCTTTCTGCGCTACATCGGTCAGGAGCTGTTCGTGGATTTGGAGCGCCTTTCCACCGACGACCTCAAGGCCATGATCGACCGGGCCGTGAAGTTGGGGGAAAATCCCGAAGTCCAGCGCCAGGCTGTGGAAACACTGCGGGAGATTGAGAGCGGCAATGTGCGGGAGGCGCGGGAGCTGCTCCGGCAGTCGGAGGAAAACGAATAA
- the rplJ gene encoding 50S ribosomal protein L10, which yields MPNAKVLSEKQAIVANLTEKLQKAAAGVIVDYKGINVAQDTALRSECRESGVDYAVVKNTLLRFAFNNVGLNELDELLNGTTSLALSDDPVAPARVLSGFAKKLDGKFEIKGGFMEGKVVPMETIQRLASIPALPVLQAQVLGTMLAPISGLACVLKQIAEKNGAVDAPAAEEAAPAAE from the coding sequence ATGCCTAACGCAAAAGTTCTCAGTGAGAAGCAAGCCATTGTCGCCAATCTGACTGAAAAGCTGCAGAAAGCCGCGGCGGGCGTGATCGTCGACTACAAGGGCATCAACGTTGCACAGGATACCGCTCTGCGCAGTGAGTGCCGCGAAAGCGGTGTGGACTATGCCGTGGTGAAGAACACGCTGCTCCGCTTTGCATTCAACAACGTTGGCCTCAATGAGCTGGACGAGCTGCTCAACGGCACTACGTCTCTGGCCCTGTCCGATGATCCCGTGGCTCCCGCCCGGGTCCTGTCCGGCTTTGCCAAGAAGTTGGACGGCAAGTTCGAGATCAAGGGCGGCTTTATGGAGGGCAAGGTTGTCCCCATGGAGACCATCCAGCGGCTGGCTTCCATCCCCGCTCTGCCTGTTCTGCAGGCTCAGGTGCTGGGCACCATGCTGGCCCCCATTTCCGGTCTGGCCTGCGTCCTGAAGCAGATCGCCGAAAAGAACGGCGCTGTGGACGCTCCCGCAGCTGAAGAGGCTGCTCCCGCCGCTGAATAA
- the secE gene encoding preprotein translocase subunit SecE, with the protein MAEEKKKKDRGRWFREMKSELKKIVWPEGKTVAKNTGTVLLCSLAIGVCIWVFDYVAVNAIQLLIGAFAG; encoded by the coding sequence ATGGCAGAGGAAAAGAAAAAGAAGGATCGCGGCCGTTGGTTCCGCGAGATGAAAAGCGAACTAAAAAAGATCGTTTGGCCTGAAGGCAAGACCGTGGCAAAGAACACCGGTACGGTTTTGCTCTGTTCTCTGGCGATTGGCGTATGCATCTGGGTCTTTGACTATGTGGCCGTCAACGCCATTCAGCTGTTGATCGGCGCCTTCGCAGGTTAA
- the nusG gene encoding transcription termination/antitermination protein NusG produces MADSAKWYVLHTYSGYENAVKTSIEKFVKGRGMEDMVLKMEIPMEMVTEVSDSGASKEVERKVFPGYVLIKMVLTDETWHLVRNVRGVTGFVGSANKPIPLSEEEVLALGMEKHEIVVKYNVGDHVKIVDGPLASFMGIVEEIEPEKNKVRVVVSMFGRETPVELELDQVETQK; encoded by the coding sequence ATGGCTGATAGCGCTAAGTGGTATGTGCTGCATACCTATTCCGGCTATGAAAATGCCGTAAAGACCAGCATTGAGAAGTTTGTCAAGGGCCGCGGCATGGAGGATATGGTCCTGAAGATGGAAATCCCCATGGAGATGGTCACCGAGGTTTCCGATTCCGGCGCCAGCAAGGAAGTGGAGCGGAAGGTGTTTCCCGGCTACGTGCTGATCAAAATGGTTCTGACCGATGAGACCTGGCACCTGGTGCGCAATGTCCGCGGTGTGACGGGGTTTGTCGGTTCTGCCAATAAGCCGATTCCTCTTTCCGAGGAGGAGGTGCTTGCCTTGGGCATGGAGAAACACGAGATCGTCGTGAAGTACAACGTGGGCGACCATGTGAAGATCGTGGACGGCCCGCTGGCCAGCTTTATGGGAATCGTGGAGGAGATCGAGCCGGAGAAGAACAAGGTCCGGGTCGTGGTGTCCATGTTCGGCAGAGAGACACCGGTGGAGCTTGAGCTTGACCAGGTGGAGACTCAGAAATAA
- a CDS encoding DUF421 domain-containing protein has protein sequence MTEVLSVAGISLVSLGVLLILTKLMGSKQVSQMTMFDYVIGITIGSIAAELATELEQPIQPLVAMIVYGLVALGITIWTSKSLKARRMLSGKPIILLDKGVIYRENLKRAKLDLSEFLTYCRIEGYFDLNQIQTAVFEHNGKVSFLPKAMQRPATPADFSIQPQQELLQLPLVLDGHALPGNLKRMGKDETWLQRTLSRQGYHGAEEVLLALCDGSNQLTVFPMYPPKGPESAGIE, from the coding sequence ATGACTGAAGTGCTGAGTGTCGCCGGAATTTCCCTGGTTTCCCTGGGCGTTCTGCTGATTCTGACCAAGCTGATGGGCAGCAAGCAGGTCTCCCAGATGACCATGTTCGACTATGTGATTGGAATCACCATCGGTTCCATTGCCGCGGAGCTTGCAACGGAGCTGGAGCAGCCGATTCAGCCGCTGGTGGCGATGATCGTCTACGGCCTTGTGGCATTGGGTATCACCATCTGGACAAGCAAGTCCCTGAAGGCCCGCCGCATGCTCAGCGGGAAGCCCATCATTTTGCTGGACAAAGGGGTCATCTACCGGGAAAACCTGAAAAGGGCCAAGCTGGATCTGTCGGAATTTCTGACCTACTGCCGCATAGAGGGGTATTTCGACCTGAACCAGATTCAGACGGCCGTATTTGAGCACAACGGAAAGGTGAGCTTTTTGCCCAAGGCCATGCAGCGGCCGGCCACGCCGGCGGATTTCTCCATCCAGCCGCAGCAGGAGCTGCTGCAGCTGCCCCTGGTTCTGGACGGCCATGCGCTGCCCGGGAACCTGAAGCGGATGGGGAAGGATGAAACCTGGCTGCAGCGCACCCTTTCCAGGCAGGGCTACCACGGGGCGGAGGAGGTGCTTCTGGCGCTGTGCGACGGAAGCAATCAGCTCACCGTATTTCCCATGTATCCGCCGAAAGGACCGGAATCCGCCGGCATAGAATAG
- the serC gene encoding 3-phosphoserine/phosphohydroxythreonine transaminase: MKYGRTFNFSAGPAMMPEPVLEEIAAEVMNYRGSGMSVMEMSHRSKVYQTIIDETEADLRKLMGIPDNYKVLFVQGGGTLQFAMVPMNLMKNGVACYVETGSWSKKAIAEARKYGEVKVVASSADKNFTYVPDCSDLDIPDNADYVYICENETINGTTYTSLPNTKGKILVSDQSSMFLSRPCNVSDYGLIWAGVQKNVGPAGMAVVIVREDLIRDDLADYVPTYMKYKTHADSGSMYNTPNCWAIYCCGKVFKYLMDMGGLEAMNQRNIEKAQVLYDFLDSSKLFKGTVEKEYRSLMNIPFTTGDKEMDADVVAATKAAGYDNLKGHKSVGALRASTYNAMPKEGVEALVDFLSKYEAEHTK, translated from the coding sequence ATGAAGTACGGTCGCACATTTAATTTCTCCGCAGGTCCCGCCATGATGCCTGAGCCTGTCCTGGAGGAGATCGCCGCCGAGGTGATGAACTATCGCGGCAGCGGTATGAGTGTGATGGAGATGAGTCACCGCTCCAAGGTGTACCAGACCATCATCGACGAAACAGAGGCTGATCTGCGCAAGCTGATGGGCATTCCCGACAACTACAAGGTCCTGTTCGTCCAGGGCGGCGGCACGCTGCAGTTCGCCATGGTTCCCATGAACCTGATGAAAAACGGCGTGGCCTGCTATGTGGAAACCGGCTCCTGGTCCAAGAAGGCCATTGCCGAGGCCAGGAAGTACGGCGAGGTGAAGGTCGTCGCCTCCAGTGCCGACAAGAACTTCACCTATGTCCCCGACTGCTCCGATCTGGACATCCCCGACAACGCCGACTATGTCTACATCTGCGAGAACGAGACCATCAACGGCACCACCTACACCTCCCTGCCCAACACCAAGGGCAAGATCCTGGTCTCCGACCAGTCCTCCATGTTCCTGTCCAGACCCTGCAACGTCTCCGACTACGGCCTGATCTGGGCCGGCGTCCAGAAGAACGTGGGTCCCGCCGGCATGGCCGTGGTGATTGTCCGTGAGGACCTGATCCGCGACGACCTGGCGGACTATGTGCCCACCTATATGAAGTACAAGACCCACGCCGACAGCGGCTCCATGTACAACACCCCCAACTGCTGGGCAATCTACTGCTGCGGCAAGGTATTTAAGTATCTGATGGACATGGGCGGCCTGGAGGCCATGAATCAGCGCAACATCGAAAAGGCCCAGGTCCTCTACGACTTCCTTGATTCCAGCAAGCTGTTCAAGGGCACTGTGGAGAAGGAGTACCGCTCCCTGATGAACATCCCCTTCACCACCGGCGACAAGGAGATGGACGCCGACGTGGTTGCCGCCACCAAGGCCGCCGGCTACGACAATCTGAAGGGCCACAAGAGCGTGGGCGCGCTGCGTGCTTCCACCTACAACGCCATGCCCAAAGAAGGCGTGGAGGCTCTGGTGGACTTCCTGAGCAAATACGAGGCGGAGCACACCAAGTAA
- the rpmG gene encoding 50S ribosomal protein L33, whose product MRVKITLRCNECKQRNYNTMKNKKNDPDRLEMNKYCPFCRKHTLHTETK is encoded by the coding sequence ATGCGCGTTAAGATCACTTTGAGATGCAACGAGTGCAAGCAGAGAAACTATAACACGATGAAGAACAAGAAGAATGACCCGGATCGTCTGGAGATGAACAAGTACTGCCCCTTCTGCCGTAAGCACACGCTTCATACCGAGACCAAGTAA